In Halodesulfovibrio sp. MK-HDV, a single window of DNA contains:
- a CDS encoding SAM-dependent methyltransferase produces the protein MNNNTLYLAPRGFEHELEKELTNIVAHKGRLFIAKGGVQKTVWAQNIWLNPVEIPIASIGDGAKQLKAIQRNWWLHTVDNHRRAKLIQAKLPHVSAKRIEYGAPKPTAPLGSWTLWDANTIIAASRCTSPYPDGELNFVEDKETSPTRAYLKLWELFTVLERSPKEGELCLDLGSCPGGWTWVIANTGAHVFSVDKAEITPSIGSMPNVNFCTGSAFGLDPRHAGKIDWLFSDVICYPERLYTLVERWLEHGECRNFACTIKFQADTDYETLEKFKQIPNSKIIHLSCNKHEVTWVKLEEWDKE, from the coding sequence ATGAATAATAATACGCTATATCTTGCCCCTCGCGGGTTTGAACACGAGCTTGAAAAAGAGCTCACAAATATTGTTGCACACAAGGGTCGTCTGTTTATCGCTAAAGGTGGCGTGCAGAAAACCGTATGGGCACAAAACATCTGGTTAAACCCTGTCGAAATCCCTATTGCTTCAATCGGGGATGGTGCAAAACAGCTTAAAGCTATCCAGCGCAACTGGTGGCTGCACACTGTGGACAACCACCGCCGTGCAAAACTTATTCAAGCCAAGCTGCCACATGTTTCTGCAAAGCGCATTGAATACGGCGCACCAAAACCTACTGCACCATTAGGCTCATGGACTCTGTGGGATGCTAACACCATCATCGCGGCAAGCCGTTGCACAAGCCCATACCCTGATGGTGAGCTCAACTTTGTAGAAGACAAAGAAACGTCCCCAACCCGTGCCTACCTCAAGCTGTGGGAACTTTTCACAGTACTGGAACGCAGCCCGAAAGAAGGAGAACTCTGCCTTGATCTCGGTAGCTGCCCGGGCGGCTGGACTTGGGTTATCGCCAACACAGGCGCACATGTTTTCAGCGTCGACAAAGCAGAAATCACCCCGAGCATCGGTTCAATGCCGAACGTTAACTTCTGTACAGGCAGCGCATTCGGGCTTGATCCACGCCATGCTGGAAAAATCGACTGGCTCTTCAGTGACGTTATCTGCTATCCGGAACGCCTCTACACACTTGTAGAACGCTGGCTTGAACACGGTGAATGCCGTAACTTCGCCTGCACCATCAAATTTCAGGCTGATACAGATTATGAAACACTGGAAAAATTCAAACAGATTCCGAACTCTAAAATTATTCATCTCTCATGCAACAAGCATGAAGTTACATGGGTGAAATTAGAAGAGTGGGATAAAGAATAA